From the genome of Bacteroidota bacterium, one region includes:
- a CDS encoding carbohydrate binding family 9 domain-containing protein: MTDYRCTAFFLIIALFFAFPVLNAQNPKKQVVATRITEDIKIDGILDEASWKTAGVAKDFFQFTPYNARKPSQPTVVRVMYDNRSIYIGAMMYDSAPDSILTELGIRDADDLNADEFTADISTYNDGLNASEFRVSASNVQGDAKLSPNDHDQSWDAVWKSAVTITDSGWIAEIEIPYSALRFPDKENQTWGVNFWRGIRRHREWDTWNYVNNKLDGVLNQAGEITGLTQLEPPLRLSFVPYVAGYAERQPGKDKWAYSYNYGMDVKLGLSESFTFDATLIPDFGQVESDDVIIDLSPFEIYYEEKRPFFTEGTELFDKGGVFYSRRIGGTPSGYEKINDDTTVTVISNPENMQLINASKLSGRTGKGLGIGVFNAITTNTWAEIRDSLGNKQKILTEPATNYNMLVFDQSLKNNSFVSLYNTNVYRGKKDYTANVSGLELHLENKQNMFAVSAMGNVSQKYFRDTTPEFGYEYNIEIGKISGNFRYELWQETISDTYDPNDMGYTRRNNDFTTGIQMEYNFFDPFWKFMDLSNEVAVYLSYLYNPRLFSEFGIEAFSRATWKNYLTTGLGIDIKPIDEHDHFESRTPGRMVILPANYEVSLFLSPDYRKKFVVDLRGGIEKANAYDQISYSYSIAPRIRFSDKFFLIYRFIYNRELNDLGYVSDSTGQTGHKDIIFGARDILEIENEMDASYIFNPKTSISLQARHYWFAADYNRYYDLQDDGHLTVNQYSGNHDFSFNAFNIDLIFTWEFAPGSQLLVIYKNNIYTDNDDIPQSFTDDVRETFSNPMTNSFSVKFLYYLDYQYFQKKSKR; the protein is encoded by the coding sequence ATGACGGATTATCGTTGCACGGCCTTTTTCCTGATAATCGCCCTTTTCTTTGCCTTTCCGGTTCTGAATGCACAGAATCCGAAGAAACAGGTTGTTGCAACCCGCATCACAGAAGACATTAAGATCGACGGCATCCTGGATGAAGCATCCTGGAAAACCGCCGGCGTGGCAAAGGATTTTTTTCAATTCACTCCTTACAATGCCAGAAAGCCCTCCCAGCCCACTGTGGTTAGGGTGATGTACGACAACCGCAGCATCTATATCGGGGCCATGATGTACGACAGCGCCCCCGACAGCATACTTACCGAACTGGGGATACGTGATGCCGACGACCTTAATGCCGATGAATTCACAGCCGATATTTCCACATACAACGACGGACTTAATGCTTCTGAATTTCGCGTTTCGGCTTCAAATGTCCAGGGTGATGCCAAGCTTTCACCTAACGACCATGATCAGTCATGGGATGCCGTCTGGAAAAGTGCCGTCACCATTACCGACAGCGGATGGATAGCCGAGATAGAAATACCTTATTCGGCATTGCGCTTTCCCGATAAGGAAAACCAGACCTGGGGAGTGAACTTCTGGAGGGGCATACGCCGTCACAGGGAATGGGATACCTGGAATTACGTGAACAACAAGCTCGACGGGGTATTGAACCAGGCCGGGGAGATAACAGGCTTAACACAATTAGAACCTCCATTACGGCTTTCCTTTGTTCCGTATGTTGCAGGATACGCAGAAAGACAACCGGGAAAAGACAAATGGGCTTATTCCTATAATTACGGCATGGATGTAAAACTCGGGCTCAGCGAGAGCTTTACCTTTGATGCAACCCTTATCCCTGACTTCGGACAGGTGGAATCCGACGATGTGATCATCGACCTGAGCCCCTTCGAGATTTATTATGAGGAAAAAAGACCCTTTTTCACGGAAGGAACCGAGCTTTTCGATAAAGGAGGCGTATTTTATTCACGCAGGATAGGCGGGACACCGTCGGGATATGAAAAAATAAATGACGATACAACGGTAACGGTGATCAGCAATCCCGAGAATATGCAACTAATCAACGCCTCCAAGCTGTCTGGCCGTACAGGAAAGGGATTGGGCATCGGCGTCTTCAATGCCATTACCACAAATACCTGGGCAGAAATCAGGGATAGCCTGGGCAACAAACAAAAAATCCTCACTGAGCCTGCAACCAATTATAATATGCTGGTCTTTGACCAATCGCTGAAGAACAATTCCTTCGTCAGCCTTTATAATACCAATGTTTACAGGGGTAAGAAAGATTATACCGCTAACGTGTCGGGACTGGAATTACACCTTGAAAACAAGCAGAACATGTTTGCGGTCTCAGCCATGGGAAATGTTAGCCAGAAGTATTTCCGGGATACAACGCCCGAATTCGGGTATGAGTATAATATTGAAATTGGAAAGATAAGCGGAAATTTCCGGTACGAGCTTTGGCAGGAGACTATCAGCGACACGTATGATCCCAATGACATGGGCTACACTCGCCGGAACAATGATTTCACAACAGGAATCCAGATGGAATATAATTTTTTTGATCCCTTTTGGAAGTTCATGGACTTGTCAAATGAAGTTGCAGTTTACCTGTCGTACCTTTACAACCCAAGGCTTTTCAGTGAATTCGGGATTGAGGCATTTTCCAGGGCCACCTGGAAAAATTACCTGACCACCGGCCTCGGAATCGACATCAAGCCTATTGATGAACATGACCATTTCGAGTCCCGCACTCCTGGAAGAATGGTTATTTTACCAGCCAATTATGAAGTTTCCCTATTTCTGTCGCCCGATTACCGGAAGAAATTCGTTGTAGATCTCAGAGGAGGTATTGAGAAGGCAAATGCTTATGATCAAATTAGTTATAGTTATTCCATAGCTCCCCGTATCCGTTTCAGCGACAAGTTTTTTCTGATATACCGGTTCATTTACAACCGTGAGCTGAACGACCTTGGTTACGTAAGTGACAGTACCGGGCAAACAGGCCATAAAGACATTATTTTCGGTGCCAGGGATATCCTGGAAATTGAAAATGAAATGGATGCCAGTTATATTTTCAATCCGAAGACCAGTATTTCACTTCAGGCAAGGCATTACTGGTTTGCAGCCGACTATAATCGCTATTATGATTTACAGGACGACGGGCACCTGACGGTAAACCAATACAGCGGAAACCACGACTTTTCCTTCAACGCATTCAACATTGACCTGATTTTCACCTGGGAATTCGCCCCCGGAAGCCAGTTGCTGGTCATTTACAAAAACAACATTTACACCGATAATGATGACATCCCCCAAAGCTTTACGGATGATGTACGGGAGACATTCAGCAACCCTATGACCAATTCGTTTTCGGTCAAGTTCTTATATTACCTGGATTACCAGTACTTCCAGAAGAAAAGCAAACGATAA
- a CDS encoding carbohydrate kinase, whose product MLYTIGEILLDIIFRDGQPVAARPGGAMLNTAVSLGRCGHKVALISELGSDTPGTIILNFLESNHVDVSYIRRHETGKTGIALAFLDEKGDASYTFYKDYPEERLNQPKPHFSSDDILLFGSFYSLIPEVRKPVMEIVGKAREAGATIIYDPNIRSPHKHEMGEKRPSILENISYARIVRASDEDFKTAFDVTNSVDAWEICRSQGCPMLMYTMNAGGVRVFTEASEDFYPVAKIKPLSTIGAGDNFNAGVMHAMARGNALQETAILAENGIAFATDVCLSYDNYVSWEFAKERG is encoded by the coding sequence ATGCTTTATACCATTGGAGAAATATTACTCGACATTATTTTCCGGGATGGTCAACCCGTTGCTGCCCGTCCGGGAGGCGCCATGCTCAATACTGCTGTATCGCTCGGACGTTGCGGTCATAAGGTGGCATTGATATCGGAGTTGGGATCCGATACACCGGGGACCATCATTTTGAATTTCCTGGAATCAAACCATGTTGATGTATCTTATATCCGTCGGCATGAAACCGGTAAGACCGGTATTGCTCTTGCTTTCCTGGATGAAAAAGGGGATGCTTCATACACATTTTATAAAGATTATCCTGAGGAAAGATTGAACCAGCCCAAACCTCATTTTTCTTCAGACGACATCCTCCTTTTTGGGTCATTTTATTCACTGATACCCGAAGTAAGGAAACCGGTAATGGAGATAGTAGGAAAAGCGCGTGAAGCCGGAGCTACTATTATCTATGATCCCAATATCCGCAGTCCTCATAAACATGAGATGGGGGAGAAACGCCCTTCCATCCTGGAAAACATTAGTTATGCCCGTATTGTAAGGGCATCAGATGAAGATTTTAAAACGGCCTTCGATGTTACCAATTCGGTTGACGCCTGGGAGATCTGCCGCTCACAGGGCTGTCCAATGCTGATGTATACCATGAATGCCGGCGGAGTTCGTGTTTTTACAGAAGCATCGGAAGATTTTTATCCGGTCGCGAAAATTAAACCCCTCAGCACTATAGGAGCAGGCGATAATTTCAACGCCGGGGTCATGCATGCCATGGCCAGGGGTAATGCCTTGCAGGAAACAGCGATCCTGGCTGAAAACGGAATTGCCTTTGCAACGGATGTTTGCCTTTCCTACGACAATTATGTCTCATGGGAGTTTGCAAAGGAGAGGGGATGA
- a CDS encoding peptidylprolyl isomerase, whose protein sequence is MSKIKNQDHVKVHYTGTLDDGQVFDSSESREPLEFVVGEGMLIPGFENAVIGMELNETKTVKIPHDEAYGHRHEGLIQEVPNAMLPSGLNPELGMELMSKQDDGQEMVVRIVEVKPESIVIDANHPLAGEDLTFEIKVVGIN, encoded by the coding sequence ATGTCAAAAATAAAAAATCAAGATCACGTAAAAGTCCATTATACAGGTACCCTGGATGATGGCCAGGTATTTGACTCTTCCGAGAGCCGGGAACCGCTGGAGTTTGTTGTAGGAGAAGGGATGTTGATCCCGGGTTTTGAGAATGCCGTTATCGGCATGGAACTGAACGAAACCAAAACGGTAAAGATTCCTCATGATGAGGCGTATGGCCACAGGCATGAGGGACTGATACAGGAAGTCCCCAATGCAATGTTACCATCCGGACTGAATCCCGAGTTAGGCATGGAACTCATGTCAAAACAGGATGATGGTCAGGAAATGGTGGTAAGGATTGTTGAGGTAAAGCCTGAAAGTATTGTTATAGATGCAAACCATCCCCTTGCCGGGGAAGATCTGACCTTTGAGATTAAAGTGGTCGGAATTAACTGA
- a CDS encoding O-acetyl-ADP-ribose deacetylase translates to MNKSRIRIITGDITKVETDAIVNAANRRLLGGGGVDGAIHRAAGPELLEECSTLNGCETGQAKITKAYRLPAKYVIHTVGPIWSDGHNHEEDLLRSCYETSLNLAIQYKCRTIAFPNISTGIYGFPKEPAAQIALSTVKQFLERNKEIEEVVFVCFDEENYRLYSELAGK, encoded by the coding sequence ATGAATAAATCCAGGATTCGCATCATTACGGGCGATATAACAAAGGTGGAGACCGATGCCATCGTCAACGCCGCCAATCGCCGCCTGCTTGGAGGAGGCGGTGTCGATGGTGCCATACACCGTGCCGCCGGCCCAGAACTGCTTGAAGAATGCAGTACACTGAACGGTTGTGAAACGGGGCAGGCAAAGATCACAAAGGCTTACCGTTTGCCTGCCAAATACGTTATCCATACCGTTGGCCCCATATGGTCGGACGGGCATAACCACGAAGAGGACCTGCTGCGCAGTTGCTATGAAACGAGCCTGAACCTTGCAATACAATATAAATGCCGTACCATCGCATTCCCGAACATCAGCACGGGAATATATGGCTTCCCCAAAGAACCGGCAGCACAAATTGCACTAAGCACGGTTAAACAATTCCTGGAAAGAAATAAAGAAATCGAAGAAGTGGTTTTCGTATGCTTCGATGAGGAAAATTACAGGCTTTACTCTGAATTGGCAGGAAAATAA